From Watersipora subatra chromosome 2, tzWatSuba1.1, whole genome shotgun sequence, one genomic window encodes:
- the LOC137388860 gene encoding prolyl endopeptidase-like, which translates to MAARFAYPDARRDDSVVEDHHGVKIADPYRWLEDPDSEETKAFVDAQNAITDPYLRSYEKKNHVNEILTNMWNYPKYGCPYKRGKRYFYNHNSGLQNQSVTYMSDGLDGEHKVFIDPNLLSEDGTVAVANKKFTKDGSLCALSFSSSGSDWREIKFIDVESGDYLPDVLTKAKFSSLLFTPDKKGFFYNTYLDAKDESDGTETDRNENQKVMYHRMGTPQADDFICTHFPEHPKWMFGVELSDCENYLILSISESCERFNHLYYFDIRNLGSDGITGLIDWVKLIDRFDAEYDYVTNEGTVFTFKTSLNAVRYKLINIDFSKPETEHWTTLVAEEAKDVLEYVGCVNNDKLVLIYMHDVKNVMYLHDLATGDRLAEFPLDLGSIGGMSGRKEDTEIFYSFTSFLSASCMYRCDLTKEVIEPKVFRETVIEGIDIKDFVTEQVFYPSKDGTKIPMFIVSKKDLPRDSNNPVWLYGYGGFDISLTPYFSVARLLYLKHFNGIFALANIRGGGEYGKTWHEDGMLAKKQNCFDDFCAAAEYFIEEKYTKASRIAISGGSNGGLLVAACLNQRPELFGAGIAEVGVLDMLRFHKFTIGLAWTSDYGCADIKEQFEYIIKYSPLHNVTEPIIGQYPSLLLKTADHDDRVVPLHSLKYIATVQHIIGRSDKQTNPLIISVSTKAGHGAGKPLSKIIEETTDKFCFLALTIGLQWTD; encoded by the exons ATGGCAGCAAGATTTGCGTATCCTGATGCTCGAAGAGATGATTCAGTTGTTGAGGATCATCACGGAGTAAAA ATTGCTGATCCCTACCGTTGGTTAGAAGACCCAGACAGTGAGGAAACTAAAGCATTTGTGGACGCTCAGAATGCTATCACTGATCCATACTTGCGCTCTTACGAAAAAAAAAATCATGTTAACGAAAT cctGACTAACATGTGGAACTACCCTAAATATGGATGTCCATACAAACGCGGCAAAAGGTATTTTTACAACCACAACTCTGGTCTTCAAAATCAGAG CGTCACCTACATGTCCGATGGATTGGATGGAGAACACAAAGTTTTCATTGACCCCAACCTTCTCTCCGAGGATGGGACTGTTGCAGTGGCGAATAAGAAGTTTACCAAGGATGGCTCGTTGTGCGCTCTTTCCTTTAGTTCAAGTGGATCAGACTGGAGGGAGATTAAG TTCATAGATGTGGAAAGTGGCGATTATCTCCCTGATGTGCTGACAAAGGCAAAGTTTTCTTCTCTCTTGTTTACTCCTGACAAAAAAGGATTTTTCTACAAC ACCTACCTTGATGCAAAAGATGAAAGCGACGGTACTGAGACAGACAGGAACGAAAACCAGAAAGTGATGTACCATCGAATGGGCACTCCGCAAGCCGACGATTTTATTTGCACTCATTTTCCTGAGCATCCGAAGTGGATGTT CGGAGTCGAACTAAGTGATTGTGAGAACTATCTGATCTTGTCGATCAGTGAGAGCTGTGAACGATTCAACCATTTGTACTACTTTGACATTCGCAATCTCGGGTCTGACGGTATTACAG GTCTGATAGACTGGGTGAAGCTAATAGACAGGTTTGACGCCGAGTATGATTACGTAACAAATGAAGGAACTGTTTTTACATTCAAGACAAGTCTCAATGCTGTCAGGTACAAACTCATCAATATTGACTTTTCCAAGCCCGAGACTGAACACTGGACGACTCTTGTAGCCGAGGAAGCTAAAGACGTCTTGGAGTACGTCGGCTGCGTTAATAATGACAAGCTCGTGCTCATTTACATGCACGATGTCAAG AATGTTATGTATCTACATGACTTGGCTACTGGTGATAGACTGGCAGAGTTTCCTCTTGACCTTGGATCAATTGGGGGGATGAGCGGTAGGAAGGAAGACACAGAAATATTTTACTCCTTTACCTCATTCCTCAGTGCCAGCTGCATGTACAGATGCGATCTTACTAAAGAAGTCATTGAGCCCAAG GTGTTTAGGGAAACAGTCATAGAGGGCATAGATATTAAAGATTTTGTCACAGAGCAGGTTTTCTACCCAAGCAAAGATGGTACCAAGATACCCATGTTTATTGTATCCAAAAAG GATTTACCACGAGACTCTAATAACCCTGTTTGGCTCTACGGCTATGGCGGGTTCGACATCTCGCTCACTCCCTATTTCAGTGTTGCTCGACTTCTTTATCTCAAACACTTTAATGGTATCTTTGCCCTTGCCAACATAAGGGGTGGTGG TGAATATGGAAAAACATGGCATGAGGATGGCATGTTGGCGAagaaacaaaactgttttgACGATTTCTGTGCAGCGGCAGAGTATTTCATTGAGGAGAAGTATACTAAGGCGAGCAG GATCGCCATCAGTGGAGGATCTAATGGAGGACTCCTAGTCGCTGCTTGTCTGAACCAGCGACCAGAGCTGTTTGGAGCAGGCATAGCGGAGGTTGG AGTGCTAGATATGCTAAGGTTTCACAAGTTCACCATCGGACTGGCTTGGACATCAGACTATGGCTGTGCTGATATCAAGGAGCAGTTTGAATACATCATAAA GTACTCCCCTCTACACAATGTCACTGAGCCCATCATCGGCCAATACCCATCACTGCTGCTCAAAACTGCGGACCACGATGATCGTGTTGTACCACTGCATTCTCTCAAGTACATTGCCACTGTCCAGCATATCATTGGTCGCTCTGACAAGCAA ACCAATCCTCTGATCATCAGCGTATCAACTAAAGCTGGCCATGGTGCAGGAAAGCCTCTGAGTAAAATA